In Daphnia pulex isolate KAP4 chromosome 7, ASM2113471v1, one genomic interval encodes:
- the LOC124197354 gene encoding uncharacterized protein LOC124197354 yields MKLALVFLSVFLFASCAQQRQTKRLPWPLVMPMSYYYSPRAFYQWQNPYFLDDAGLDSSDPSPSMDWEEPGQTFQPEEEATKNSQESTKPLESTQSRAANRLFRPNSFNLAQLHPSQQQQRFFFGALNPFNSNTNNGWFGNFMQSSTLVTVTVPSTLLMAVISTCIPAAQFAPGAANIPCARRRRHIVDEISDDESNSFILQSQLSPTPIQHVEPTAIPTASVDRERRQADDFQQRIISSKEDVDGNAQLLLQRQNRALTVTFTTTTTSYVYSSTVVKKTISLVAAVDNGKVTCLPIGFVVC; encoded by the exons ATGAAATTGGCGCTGGTTTTCCTGTCGGTGTTTCTTTTCGCTTCCTGCGCTCAGCAGCGACAAACCAAGCGACTGCCATGGCCATTGGTGATGCCCATGTCTTACTATTATTCGCCTAGGGCTTTCTACCAGTGGCAGAATCCTTATTTCTTAGATGACGCTGGACTAGACTCTTCCGATCCATCGCCATCCATG GACTGGGAGGAACCTGGGCAGACGTTCCAGCCGGAAGAAGAGGCTACCAAAAATAGCCAAGAGTCGACTAAACCGTTGGAATCGACTCAGAGTCGTGCGGCCAATCGCTTATTCCGTCCGAATAGTTTCAATTTGGCTCAGTTGCATCcgtcgcagcagcagcagagatttTTCTTCGGCGCCTTGAACCCTTTCAATAGCAACACCAACAACGGCTGGTTCGGCAACTTTATGCAAAGCTCGACACTGGTAACCGTCACTGTCCCGTCCACCTTGCTGATGGCCGTGATTAGTACGTGCATTCCGGCCGCACAGTTTGCGCCCGGAGCGGCCAATATCCCGTGTGCCAGACGTAGACGTCACATTGTCGACGAAATCAGCGACGATGAATCGAATTCTTTCATCCTCCAGTCTCAACTTTCTCCGACTCCTATTCAACA CGTTGAGCCGACGGCGATTCCAACGGCCAGTGTCGATAGAGAACGGCGCCAAGCTGATGATTTCCAGCAGCGGATAATCTCTTCCAAGGAAGACGTCGATGGCAACGCCCAGCTGTTATTGCAGCGCCAGAATCGAGCCTTGACCGTGACATTCACGACGACAACGACCAGTTACGTTTACTCGTCGACAGTCGTCAAGAAAACGATCAGCTTGGTCGCCGCTGTCGATAATGGCAAGGTTACTTGCCTTCCAATCGGTTTTGTTGTGTGTTAA